In the genome of Dryobates pubescens isolate bDryPub1 chromosome 18, bDryPub1.pri, whole genome shotgun sequence, one region contains:
- the RBMX gene encoding RNA-binding motif protein, X chromosome isoform X1, giving the protein MVEADRPGKLFIGGLNTETNEKALEAVFGKYGRIVEVLLMKDRETNKSRGFAFVTFESPADAKDAARDMNGKSLDGKAIKVEQATKPSFESGGRRGPPPPPRSRGPPRGLRGGRGGSGARGPPSRGSHLGSSRGPLPMKRGPPPRSGGPPPKRSAPSGPVRSSSMGGRAPVSRGRDSYGGPPRREPMPSRRDVYMSPRDDGYSSKDGYSSRDYPSSRDTRDYAPPPRDYAYRDYGHSSSRDEYPSRGYSLSSYSDRDGYGGGRDRDYSDHPSGGSYRDSYDSYGNSRSAPPARGPPPSYGGSSRYDDYGSTRDGYGSRESYSSSRSDVYSSGRDRVGRQDRGLPPSMERGYPPPRDSYSSSSRGAPRGGGRGGSRSDRGGGRSRY; this is encoded by the exons ATGGTTGAAGCAGACCGTCCCGGGAAGCTCTTCATTGGAGGCCTGAACACAGAGACAAATGAAAAAGCTCTTGAGGCTGTATTTGGCAAATATGGACGCATCGTGGAAG tcCTTTTGATGAAAGATCGTGAAACCAACAAGTCCAGAGGATTTGCCTTTGTCACATTTGAGAGTCCAGCAGATGCAAAAGATGCTGCCAGAGATATGAATGGAAAG TCATTAGATGGGAAAGCAATTAAAGTGGAACAAGCAACCAAGCCATCCTTTGAAAGTGGTGGTAGGCGTGGGCCGCCACCCCCTCCACGAAGCAGAGGTCCTCCCAGGGGCCTTAGAGGTGGAAGAGGCGGAAGTGGCGCGAGAGGACCACCTTCAAGAGGGAGTCACTTGG GGTCTTCTCGAGGGCCACTTCCCATGAAGAGAGGTCCACCTCCACGAAGTGGAGGCCCTCCACCTAAAAGATCTGCACCTTCAGGACCAGTGCGTAGCAGTAGTATGGGAGGAAGAG CTCCTGTGTCACGTGGAAGAGACAGCTACGGCGGTCCTCCGCGCAGGGAACCAATGCCATCGCGGCGAGATGTCTACATGTCTCCAAGAGATGATGGCTATAGCTCTAAAGATGG TTACTCAAGCAGAGACTACCCCAGCTCCAGGGATACACGGGACTATGCACCACCCCCCCGAGACTATGCCTATCGTGACTATGGTCATTCCAGCTCACGTGATGAATACCCTTCGAGGGGATACAG TCTTTCCTCCTATAGCGATCGTGATGGATACGGTGGTGGACGTGACAGAGACTACTCGGATCATCCAAGTGGAGGCTCCTACAGAGATTCCTATGACAGTTATG GTAACTCACGTAGTGCTCCACCTGCACGAGGGCCCCCTCCATCTTATGGTGGAAGCAGTCGATATGACGATTACGGCAGCACACGAGATGGATATGGAAGCCGAGAAAGTTACTCAAGCAGCAGAAGTGATGTCTACTCAAGTGGCCGTGATCGTGTCGGAAGACAAGACAGGGGTCTGCCCCCGTCCATGGAAAGGGGCTATCCACCTCCTCGGGATTCTTACAGTAGTTCAAGCCGCGGAGCACCCAGAGGTGGTGGCCGTGGCGGAAGCAGATCCGATAGAGGTGGAGGCAGAAGCAGATACTAA
- the RBMX gene encoding RNA-binding motif protein, X chromosome isoform X2 has protein sequence MVEADRPGKLFIGGLNTETNEKALEAVFGKYGRIVEVLLMKDRETNKSRGFAFVTFESPADAKDAARDMNGKSLDGKAIKVEQATKPSFESGGRRGPPPPPRSRGPPRGLRGGRGGSGARGPPSRGSHLGSSRGPLPMKRGPPPRSGGPPPKRSAPSGPVRSSSMGGRAPVSRGRDSYGGPPRREPMPSRRDVYMSPRDDGYSSKDGYSSRDYPSSRDTRDYAPPPRDYAYRDYGHSSSRDEYPSRGYSDRDGYGGGRDRDYSDHPSGGSYRDSYDSYGNSRSAPPARGPPPSYGGSSRYDDYGSTRDGYGSRESYSSSRSDVYSSGRDRVGRQDRGLPPSMERGYPPPRDSYSSSSRGAPRGGGRGGSRSDRGGGRSRY, from the exons ATGGTTGAAGCAGACCGTCCCGGGAAGCTCTTCATTGGAGGCCTGAACACAGAGACAAATGAAAAAGCTCTTGAGGCTGTATTTGGCAAATATGGACGCATCGTGGAAG tcCTTTTGATGAAAGATCGTGAAACCAACAAGTCCAGAGGATTTGCCTTTGTCACATTTGAGAGTCCAGCAGATGCAAAAGATGCTGCCAGAGATATGAATGGAAAG TCATTAGATGGGAAAGCAATTAAAGTGGAACAAGCAACCAAGCCATCCTTTGAAAGTGGTGGTAGGCGTGGGCCGCCACCCCCTCCACGAAGCAGAGGTCCTCCCAGGGGCCTTAGAGGTGGAAGAGGCGGAAGTGGCGCGAGAGGACCACCTTCAAGAGGGAGTCACTTGG GGTCTTCTCGAGGGCCACTTCCCATGAAGAGAGGTCCACCTCCACGAAGTGGAGGCCCTCCACCTAAAAGATCTGCACCTTCAGGACCAGTGCGTAGCAGTAGTATGGGAGGAAGAG CTCCTGTGTCACGTGGAAGAGACAGCTACGGCGGTCCTCCGCGCAGGGAACCAATGCCATCGCGGCGAGATGTCTACATGTCTCCAAGAGATGATGGCTATAGCTCTAAAGATGG TTACTCAAGCAGAGACTACCCCAGCTCCAGGGATACACGGGACTATGCACCACCCCCCCGAGACTATGCCTATCGTGACTATGGTCATTCCAGCTCACGTGATGAATACCCTTCGAGGGGATACAG CGATCGTGATGGATACGGTGGTGGACGTGACAGAGACTACTCGGATCATCCAAGTGGAGGCTCCTACAGAGATTCCTATGACAGTTATG GTAACTCACGTAGTGCTCCACCTGCACGAGGGCCCCCTCCATCTTATGGTGGAAGCAGTCGATATGACGATTACGGCAGCACACGAGATGGATATGGAAGCCGAGAAAGTTACTCAAGCAGCAGAAGTGATGTCTACTCAAGTGGCCGTGATCGTGTCGGAAGACAAGACAGGGGTCTGCCCCCGTCCATGGAAAGGGGCTATCCACCTCCTCGGGATTCTTACAGTAGTTCAAGCCGCGGAGCACCCAGAGGTGGTGGCCGTGGCGGAAGCAGATCCGATAGAGGTGGAGGCAGAAGCAGATACTAA